The genomic window GGAAGAACTGGGGATGAAGGAGGAGGCCTGGTTCGAGGAAGTCCACTCCCTTCGACGAGCCAAGGCAAAACCGGCACCGAATTTCCAGTTGGAGGATCTCAATGGAAAGGTCCATCACCTTGCGGATTACCGGGGAAAGGTGGTGCTCCTCAATTTCTGGCATCCCACCTGACCGGCCTGCCTTGCGGAGTTTTCGCAAATCAGGAAACTGCAGATCGATCACCCGGACTGGTTGGTTATCTCCGTGGACAGCAGCAACCGCCCCACTCTGGTTCGGGGAATGTCGCAGAAGGAGGGCTACGACTGGGTCCTTCTCAATGACGATCAAGAGGTGGGCGGGAATCTCTTCGGGGTTCAGGGAGTCCCGATGAACTTCTACATCGACCGCAAGGGGAAAATCCAGTTTGCGACCCGCGGTTTTCAGGAAGGCGATGAAGTGGCGATGAAAGCCATGATTCGTCAACTCCTCCGCGGAGGGGAGACGGGCTGACAATCGCCGAAGTGCTTGTTACCTTCCTCGCATGCCCTTGATTAATCTCAGCGGAGTCTCTTTCGACTATGGACGCCTCCCGATTCTCCGGGAGGTGGGCTTCTCTCTGGAACCCGGAGAGCGAGCCGCCGTTGTGGGTAGGAACGGCGCCGGCAAGACCACGCTCTTTCGCATTCTACAGGGAGACCTTCGCCCCGACCGGGGAGATCGGGCTCATTCCAGAAGGCTGAAGATCGCCTGGCTTCGGCAGGACATGTCGCTCGATGAGGGAGACGAGCTGTTTCTCGCCGTGCGCAAAAGCCAGACCGAGCTCATTGCGGCAGAACGGGAACTGGAAGATGTTCTGGAAACCCTCGCCACGGAGACCGAAGGCCCCCTTCACGACCGGCTCCTTCTGAGACAGGGAGAATTGCACACTATTCTCGACTCACTGGAGGGCTGGAGCCTGGACACGAGGCTCGCGTCGATATTGACGGGGCTGGGTTTCTCCACGGGAGATTTCACGCGACCCCTGCATCAGTTTTCCGGCGGTGAGCGAAGGGTGGCCGCTCTGGCTTCGGTCCTCCTGAGCCGCGCCGACCTGCTGCTCCTCGATGAACCTACAAACCACCTGGATCTCTCTTCCATTGAGTGGCTGGAGGATTATCTCTCCCGGGAAAAGAGTGCCATGCTCATGGTCAGTCACGACCGGAGTTTCCTGGATCGCTTGAGCCAAAGCACCTGGCATCTGCGCGATGCACGCCTTCATCGCTATCCCGGGAATTACACGAAGTTCGTCAAGTTGCGAAAAGAGCGGGAGCGGCTGGAGTTGAAGGCCTTTGACAGGCAGCAGGGAGAAATCGCAAGGCTGGAAGACTACATTCGCCGGAACATCGCTGGCCAGAAAACGAAACAGGCCCAGAGCCGAAGGAAGCAACTCGAAAAGATCGAGCGACTCGAAAAGCCGGGCAACGAGTACACGCTGAAACTTCGCCTTGTCCCCGAGAAGCGTGGGGGAAACACAGTTCTCGATGCCCAGAATGTCAGCAAGTCCTTCGGCTCGAAGACCCTCTTTCGCAATCTCAACCTACACATCCAGCGCGGCGAGAAGATTGGCCTGGTCGGTCCAAACGGCGCGGGCAAATCCACGCTCCTTTCCATTCTGCTCGGCAAGATGGATCCCGATGAGGGCCAGACACGGCCCGGCAAGGACATTGATCCCGGTTTCTTCGACCAGCACCTGGACCAGGTCGATGATGCGAACAGCGTGGAGGAAGAGTTCCGCAGCCTGAACCCGGAGATGGGCGAAGGGGAACTTCGCGGGCAACTGGCTCGCTTCGGTTTTTTCGATGACGATCTGGACAAGAATGTGGGGCAGTTGTCCGGAGGGGAGCGCAACCGCCTAAGCCTGCTAAAGCTGGTCTATCGACGCCACAATCTTCTGGTGCTCGACGAGCCGACCAATCATCTGGACATCCCGGCCACCGAGTCGCTGGAAGAGGCTCTTCTCGCCTATGAGGGAACCCTGATCGTGATCAGCCATGACCGGAGTTTTCTTGCGAACATTGCTGACCGTGTCGTGGAGATTCAGGGAGGAATCGTCACGGACTATCCGGGAAACTGGGAAGAGTTCTGTCTTCACAAGGAGAAGCCGAAAGCTCGAAGCGAAGAGCCGGAACAGCCCCCACCCCCTCCAAAGCCGAAGGCTCCCCGAACCCGCTGGAGCAAGAACCGTATTCAGAAGCGTCGCCAGGAACTGATCAAACTGGAGGCCAGCCTTGCTGAAGCGATCGGCGACAAGGAAGCTCTGGAATCTCAACTGGCGGAGACCTCTTCCCTGAAGGAGGAGAAGATCCGCGACCTGGCCTGGAAGCACGGGGAGATTCTGGAGACGATCGTAAGGCGGGAAGCGCGCTGGGAAAAATGGGCCTCCGAGTTGGAAGAACGCGGAGAGACCGATGGATAAGACCCGCAACTCCCCCTGGGTTCATGTAGCTCTCGTCTTCACCGCGCTGGTCTGGGGAGCTTCCTACCCGGCCCTGAAGTGGGTGCTTGCCTGGCTTACGGCCATGGAAGTGGCTCTATTACGCTTTTGGCTAATCCTGCCGATCCTGATCGCCATCGTGCTGCTTCATCGAAAAGAGGTGTTGGAACAGGCCCGACGCTTTCCTGTTCGCATTCTACTGATGGCCTTCTTTGGAGTCGCCGGCTACCACCTGCCACTGAATTACGGGACAAAGATCCTGGCCGA from Candidatus Krumholzibacteriia bacterium includes these protein-coding regions:
- a CDS encoding ABC-F family ATP-binding cassette domain-containing protein, coding for MINLSGVSFDYGRLPILREVGFSLEPGERAAVVGRNGAGKTTLFRILQGDLRPDRGDRAHSRRLKIAWLRQDMSLDEGDELFLAVRKSQTELIAAERELEDVLETLATETEGPLHDRLLLRQGELHTILDSLEGWSLDTRLASILTGLGFSTGDFTRPLHQFSGGERRVAALASVLLSRADLLLLDEPTNHLDLSSIEWLEDYLSREKSAMLMVSHDRSFLDRLSQSTWHLRDARLHRYPGNYTKFVKLRKERERLELKAFDRQQGEIARLEDYIRRNIAGQKTKQAQSRRKQLEKIERLEKPGNEYTLKLRLVPEKRGGNTVLDAQNVSKSFGSKTLFRNLNLHIQRGEKIGLVGPNGAGKSTLLSILLGKMDPDEGQTRPGKDIDPGFFDQHLDQVDDANSVEEEFRSLNPEMGEGELRGQLARFGFFDDDLDKNVGQLSGGERNRLSLLKLVYRRHNLLVLDEPTNHLDIPATESLEEALLAYEGTLIVISHDRSFLANIADRVVEIQGGIVTDYPGNWEEFCLHKEKPKARSEEPEQPPPPPKPKAPRTRWSKNRIQKRRQELIKLEASLAEAIGDKEALESQLAETSSLKEEKIRDLAWKHGEILETIVRREARWEKWASELEERGETDG